One genomic segment of Ricinus communis isolate WT05 ecotype wild-type chromosome 3, ASM1957865v1, whole genome shotgun sequence includes these proteins:
- the LOC125369490 gene encoding nicotianamine synthase-like gives MASLQNSNSGSQIPAEVLIPRIKQIHGAISKLDSLRPSKQVNSLFSHLVKLCILPSSINITSLPKEAQEMRKSLIDLCGRAEGLLELDFATFLIKSPQPFNHLNLFPYYGNYVKLANLEYRILGEISIIQPKKVAFIGSGAMPLTSIIMATHHLKLAQFDNFDIDESANEFARKIVGSNSDLQKRMKFETYDVMEVKEKLGEYDCIFLAALVGMTKEEKVKIIRHIRKYMKEGGILLVRSANGARAFLYPVVDYKDLVGFEFLSIFHPTNDVINSVLSIRRSFSIVKSLYAQMDQALRNKMAAKQIMQAEAWKKRKILIEDFSESQGVHYQTKSPYGLASKHHVMVNPPNIYPIVRVLSYGSGSSQRTTSDLPPTTSSIGGTHEGYNRAPVEPVLKFDKYFTDLFSVDFSLHATNINDMLIPNAMLSRNLDDLIKVGDHSFLQRSMQYDLSRVKVLF, from the exons ATGGCTTCCCTCCAAAACTCCAACTCTGGGAGCCAAATTCCAGCAGAGGTGCTCATTCCTCGGATTAAGCAAATCCATGGTGCCATATCCAAGCTTGATTCGTTACGACCTTCCAAGCAAGTGAATAGCCTCTTCTCCCACCTTGTCAAATTATGTATCCTTCCTTCGTCTATAAATATTACTTCCTTACCAAAAGAAGCCCAAGAAATGCGCAAAAGCCTCATTGATCTCTGTGGCCGAGCTGAAGGTCTATTAGAGCTTGATTTTGCAACATTCTTAATCAAAAGTCCTCAACCTTTTAACCACCTTAATCTTTTCCCTTACTATGGAAACTATGTCAAGCTAGCCAACTTGGAATATAGAATTCTAGGCGAAATTAGTATCATTCAGCCTAAGAAGGTTGCGTTTATAGGATCCGGTGCAATGCCTCTTACTTCAATTATAATGGCTACCCATCATTTGAAATTGGctcaatttgataattttgatattgatgaGTCGGCTAACGAATTTGCTCGCAAAATTGTGGGTTCTAACAGTGATCTTCAGAAGCGAATGAAGTTTGAAACATATGATGTAATGGAAGTGAAAGAAAAGCTAGGAGAATATGATTGCATATTCTTGGCAGCTTTGGTTGGAATGACCAAAGAAGAGAAAGTGAAAATTATTAGGCATATAAGGAAGTATATGAAGGAAGGAGGAATTTTGCTAGTGAGGAGTGCAAATGGTGCAAGAGCATTTCTTTACCCTGTCGTTGATTACAAGGACTTGGTTGGCTTTGAATTTCTCTCCATTTTCCACCCTACTAATGATGTGATCAACTCGGTTCTTTCCATTCGTCGTTCTTTCTCTATCGTAAAAAGCTTATATGCAC AGATGGACCAGGCCCTTAGAAATAAGATGGCTGCCAAGCAAATCATGCAAGCAGAAGCTTGGAAGAAAAGGAAGATCTTGATTGAGGACTTTTCTGAATCACAAGGAGTTCATTACCAAACTAAATCCCCATATGGTCTGGCATCTAAACATCACGTTATGGTTAATCCTCCTAATATTTATCCCATTGTACGCGTTCTTTCCTATGGTTCAGGGTCTTCACAGAGAACTACATCTGACCTTCCTCCTACCACCTCCAGTATCGGAGGAACACATGAGGGATATAATCGAGCACCTGTCGAGCCGGTGCttaagtttgataaatatttcacCGACCTCTTCAGCGTTGATTTTTCATTGCATGCAACAAACATTAATGACATGCTTATTCCAAATGCAATGTTGTCGCGCAACCTGGATGATTTGATCAAAGTAGGAGATCATAGTTTCCTCCAACGATCAATGCAATATGATCTATCTAGGGTAAAGGTTCTTTtctag